The proteins below are encoded in one region of Frankiales bacterium:
- a CDS encoding pilus assembly protein: MSATPRDSGSALVEVLVLGVGLLVPLLHTVVSLMAVQSASFAATSAAREGARAYVTSATPAQAVARSRAAVALVLADAGVEPVLPSVRCVGGCLQPASRVDVTVRVEVPLPLLPGGPTVGVTGQESMPVDAYREVP; the protein is encoded by the coding sequence GTGAGCGCCACACCCCGCGACAGCGGTTCGGCGCTCGTGGAGGTGCTCGTCCTCGGCGTCGGGCTGCTGGTGCCGCTGCTCCATACCGTGGTCTCGCTCATGGCGGTGCAGTCGGCGTCGTTCGCGGCCACCTCCGCCGCGCGCGAGGGGGCCAGGGCCTACGTCACGAGCGCGACACCCGCGCAGGCCGTCGCGCGGTCGCGCGCGGCGGTCGCCCTCGTGCTCGCCGACGCCGGCGTCGAGCCCGTCCTGCCGTCGGTGCGCTGCGTGGGCGGCTGCCTGCAACCGGCGTCGCGTGTCGACGTCACGGTGCGCGTGGAGGTGCCGTTGCCGCTGCTGCCCGGCGGCCCAACCGTCGGCGTCACCGGCCAGGAGTCCATGCCGGTCGACGCCTACCGGGAGGTGCCGTGA
- a CDS encoding pilus assembly protein, giving the protein MRRPPTAPGVAGGNVRRGDRGSAVVEFVVVVPLLALVLLAVVQVGLALHVRALVASAAAEGARASAASGGDLAVGVRRTRAVLTGSLADGVVTSVTAQRRTAGAVATVDVEVDARLPLIGLLGPAALVVHGHALVEP; this is encoded by the coding sequence GTGCGCCGTCCGCCGACGGCCCCCGGGGTCGCCGGAGGCAATGTCCGCCGGGGCGATCGCGGCAGCGCCGTCGTCGAGTTCGTCGTCGTGGTGCCGCTGCTCGCCCTCGTGCTGCTCGCCGTCGTGCAGGTGGGTCTCGCACTGCACGTCCGCGCGCTGGTCGCCTCAGCCGCGGCCGAGGGTGCGCGTGCGTCGGCGGCGTCGGGCGGCGACCTCGCTGTAGGAGTGCGCCGCACCCGCGCGGTGCTCACTGGTTCGCTCGCCGACGGCGTCGTCACGTCGGTGACGGCGCAACGCCGAACGGCCGGTGCCGTGGCCACCGTGGACGTCGAGGTCGACGCGCGGCTGCCGCTGATCGGCCTGCTCGGGCCGGCGGCGCTCGTGGTGCACGGCCACGCCCTGGTGGAGCCGTGA
- a CDS encoding pilus assembly protein TadB, protein MSAVGAMLGAAAASGALLVAGELAARRPPSVVERIAPYLSGPSSGPEADAAPTLLRLLAPSTGALRERVVAWLDGSTALEARLRAAGHDDATVAGFRLEQLVWAVTGLLGTAVVAALLVGAGRPVSPAAATVLAVVTGVTGALLRDRRLTREIARRREAVRLGLPAVADLLALAVASGESAVGALERVGRVARGPLADECRRATEAAASGVPFVDALDAMASRVDEPAVRRFVDGVAIAVQRGTPLAEVLRAQAGDARADLHRVLLETAGRKELLMLVPVVFLVLPTVVLVALFPAFSSLTSLAP, encoded by the coding sequence GTGAGCGCCGTCGGAGCGATGCTCGGCGCCGCGGCGGCGAGCGGTGCGCTGCTCGTCGCGGGGGAGCTCGCCGCCCGCCGGCCCCCGTCGGTGGTCGAGCGCATCGCGCCCTACCTGTCCGGGCCGTCCTCCGGCCCGGAGGCGGACGCCGCGCCCACCCTGCTGCGCCTGCTGGCGCCCTCGACCGGAGCGCTGCGCGAGCGGGTCGTCGCGTGGCTCGACGGGTCGACCGCGCTCGAGGCACGGCTGCGTGCGGCCGGGCACGACGACGCGACCGTGGCGGGCTTCCGGCTCGAGCAGCTGGTGTGGGCGGTCACCGGGCTGCTCGGGACCGCCGTCGTGGCGGCGCTGCTCGTCGGGGCCGGGCGTCCGGTCAGCCCGGCCGCTGCCACGGTGCTCGCCGTCGTCACCGGAGTCACGGGTGCGCTGCTGCGCGACCGGCGGCTCACCCGCGAGATCGCCCGTCGGCGCGAGGCCGTGCGGCTCGGGCTGCCCGCCGTCGCAGACCTGCTCGCGCTCGCGGTCGCCTCGGGGGAGTCCGCCGTCGGCGCGCTCGAGCGGGTCGGCCGGGTCGCGCGGGGTCCGCTGGCCGACGAGTGCCGCCGGGCCACCGAGGCCGCGGCGTCGGGTGTGCCCTTCGTCGACGCGCTCGACGCGATGGCCTCGCGCGTCGACGAGCCCGCGGTTCGCCGCTTCGTCGACGGCGTCGCCATCGCCGTGCAGCGCGGCACGCCGCTTGCCGAGGTGTTGCGCGCCCAGGCCGGGGACGCCCGCGCGGACCTGCACCGCGTTCTGCTCGAGACCGCCGGCCGCAAGGAGCTGCTGATGCTCGTGCCGGTCGTGTTCCTCGTGCTGCCCACCGTGGTGCTCGTCGCGCTGTTCCCGGCGTTCTCGTCCCTGACCTCGCTCGCGCCGTGA
- a CDS encoding type II secretion system protein F codes for MSGSLVGLVLGLGLLLVVTSGTRSPQERRSSASRVRSRLDAAGLGDVPTGRVVASCAVAGVAGAVVMLAVSGSPAVALAFGVIAGWVPLGVAGRRAERRRHALTACWPDAVDDLASAVRAGMALPDALGALAERGPAELRPAFARFAADHRVTGSFHLCLDRLKADLADPVGDRVVEALRLARDVGGTELGRLLRTLSAVLREDARTRAELAARQGWAVNAARLAVAAPWATLAFLALRPGALAAYDSVGGLAVLAIAALLSVTAYAAMRRIGRLPVDERVLT; via the coding sequence GTGAGCGGGAGCCTGGTGGGCCTGGTGCTCGGCCTCGGGCTGCTGCTCGTCGTCACGAGCGGCACGCGGTCCCCGCAGGAGAGAAGGTCGAGCGCCTCGCGCGTCCGGTCCCGCCTCGACGCGGCGGGGCTCGGCGACGTCCCGACCGGTCGTGTCGTCGCGTCGTGCGCCGTCGCCGGCGTCGCGGGAGCTGTCGTGATGCTCGCGGTGTCCGGCAGCCCGGCGGTGGCGCTGGCCTTCGGCGTCATCGCCGGCTGGGTGCCGCTCGGGGTCGCCGGCCGGCGGGCCGAGCGGCGGCGGCATGCGCTCACGGCGTGCTGGCCGGACGCCGTCGACGACCTCGCCTCGGCGGTGCGCGCCGGCATGGCGCTGCCGGACGCGCTCGGGGCGCTCGCCGAGCGCGGCCCGGCCGAGCTGCGTCCTGCGTTCGCGCGCTTCGCGGCCGACCACCGCGTGACGGGCTCGTTCCACCTGTGCCTCGACCGGCTCAAGGCCGACCTCGCCGATCCCGTCGGCGACCGCGTCGTGGAGGCCCTGCGCCTGGCCCGCGACGTCGGCGGCACCGAGCTGGGGCGGCTGCTGCGCACGCTGTCCGCGGTGTTGCGTGAGGACGCCCGCACCCGCGCCGAGCTCGCCGCGCGCCAGGGGTGGGCGGTCAACGCAGCCCGCCTCGCCGTCGCCGCGCCCTGGGCCACGCTCGCCTTCCTCGCCCTGCGGCCCGGCGCGCTCGCGGCCTACGACTCCGTGGGCGGGCTCGCGGTGCTCGCGATCGCCGCCCTGCTCAGCGTGACGGCGTACGCCGCGATGCGCCGCATCGGGCGGCTGCCCGTCGACGAGCGGGTGCTCACGTGA
- a CDS encoding CpaF family protein, whose translation MSAYADPLLVDRVRTLVRDRGTDPLADPGAVRSAVLDVLDEVVREHGAAADLDAEAWARDLLDAVAGYGPLQRLFDDPEVEEVWWNEPNRVFCARRGRSELSTVVLTEAQARDVVERMLRTSGRRVDLSQPFVDALLPDGSRLHVVIPDVTRRHWAVNVRRHVLPATRLDDLVGIGTLTTAAARFLSAAVVAGLNIVVAGGTQAGKTTLLSCLLNAVPAHERVVTCEEVFEVRLDRPDWVAMQTRQSGLEGTGEISLRRLVVEALRMRPHRLVVGEVRQAEALDLLVALNSGMPGMTSVHANSARDAVTKLCVLPMLAGENVTAAYVVPTVASAVDLVVHASTGPDGRRRVREVVAVSGRVESGVIETTDVFTTRGGELVRAGGFPPHEERFAAHGLDLRRVLGEDR comes from the coding sequence GTGAGCGCGTACGCCGACCCGCTGCTCGTCGACCGCGTGCGCACCCTCGTGCGCGACCGCGGCACGGACCCGCTCGCCGACCCGGGCGCCGTACGGTCCGCCGTCCTCGACGTGCTCGACGAGGTCGTGCGCGAGCACGGCGCAGCCGCGGACCTCGACGCCGAGGCGTGGGCCCGCGACCTGCTCGACGCCGTCGCGGGCTACGGCCCCCTGCAGCGCCTCTTCGACGACCCGGAGGTCGAGGAGGTGTGGTGGAACGAGCCGAACCGCGTGTTCTGCGCGCGGCGCGGGCGCAGCGAGCTGAGCACCGTGGTGCTCACCGAGGCGCAGGCGCGCGACGTGGTGGAGCGGATGCTGCGCACGTCGGGACGCCGGGTGGACCTCAGCCAGCCGTTCGTCGACGCGCTGCTGCCCGACGGCAGCCGGCTGCACGTCGTCATCCCCGACGTCACGCGCCGCCACTGGGCGGTCAACGTGCGTCGCCATGTCCTGCCCGCGACCAGGCTCGACGACCTCGTGGGCATCGGGACCCTGACCACCGCCGCCGCGCGCTTCCTCTCGGCGGCGGTGGTCGCGGGTCTCAACATCGTCGTGGCCGGCGGCACCCAGGCCGGAAAGACCACGCTGCTCAGCTGCCTGCTCAACGCCGTGCCCGCGCACGAACGCGTGGTCACGTGCGAGGAGGTCTTCGAGGTGCGGCTCGACCGTCCGGACTGGGTGGCGATGCAGACGCGCCAGTCCGGGCTCGAGGGCACCGGCGAGATCTCCCTGCGCCGCCTCGTCGTGGAGGCGCTGCGGATGCGGCCCCACCGGCTCGTGGTCGGCGAGGTGCGCCAGGCCGAGGCGCTCGACCTGCTCGTGGCTCTCAACAGCGGCATGCCGGGGATGACGAGCGTGCACGCCAACTCCGCGCGCGACGCCGTCACCAAGCTGTGCGTCCTGCCCATGCTCGCGGGCGAGAACGTCACTGCCGCCTACGTCGTACCCACCGTCGCCTCGGCGGTCGACCTCGTCGTGCACGCGTCGACGGGACCGGACGGCCGGCGACGCGTCCGCGAGGTCGTAGCGGTCTCCGGTCGCGTGGAGAGCGGCGTCATCGAGACCACGGACGTCTTCACGACCCGCGGCGGCGAGCTGGTGCGCGCGGGCGGCTTCCCGCCCCACGAGGAGCGGTTCGCCGCGCACGGCCTCGACCTCCGTCGGGTGCTGGGGGAGGACCGGTGA
- a CDS encoding NAD-glutamate dehydrogenase has product MSPVAAAKRLEEAKAELLERALATGPDDPRLGSLVRRYYRHTAPEDLLGRDPVDVLGAVVSHRRTAQDRPQGTAVVHVFTPSVEGHGWSAGHTVVEIVTDDMPFLVDSVTSCLGREGRSIHLVIHPQFVVQRDVVGALQDVVAVDDEDEVVPFGATAESWMHVEIDRETDDADLRQIEADLQAVLRDVREAVEDWPRMVARARHLADELESAPPTTVDKDEVDESVELLRWLADEHFTFLGYREYVLSDDGDSLQPVAGTGLGIMRADRPASKAFSKLSPEVRARAREPHVLVITKANSRSTVHRSTYLDYVGVKQFDENGLVVGERRFLGLYTSSAYVQSVTAIPVLRRTARMVLHRSGFRVDGHSYKDLMQVLETYPRDELFQADPDELTETALSVLHIQERRQTRLFMRRDRYGRFVSCLVYLPRDRYTTHVRLRLRDVLAEEFGSTSIDYTARVSESVLARLHFVVRGEPGGTLPVVDGERLEARLAEATRSWEDEFSSALIDQVGEEEAARLLKFYAEAFPEAYKEDFPARTGVIDVRHLEELRNDGDLGLNLYEPHAAGQGERRFKIYRRGPAISLSTVLPVLQRMGVEVVDERPYDFETPGTPMWVYDFGLRLDGQGVDAATLKQRFQDAFLAAWSGRVEADGFNALVVSAGLRWRQAMVLRAYAKYLRQTGTAFSQDYLERSLVANVPIARLLVSLFETRFDPAFSGDREARTEALRVEVETALESVTSLDQDRILRSFLALVLATLRTNFFQVDAFGGPKDYVSFKLDPAQVPDLPAPRPRFEIWVYSPRVEGVHLRFGAVARGGLRWSDRREDFRTEVLGLVKAQMVKNAVIVPVGAKGGFVVKTSPDPSVDREGWLAEGIACYRMFISGLLDITDNLIAGEVVPPSNVVRHDGDDTYLVVAADKGTATFSDIANEVAISYGFWLGDAFASGGSAGYDHKAMGITARGAWESVKRHFRELGHDTQTEDFTVVGVGDMSGDVFGNGMLLSEKIRLVAAFDHRHVFLDPNPLAAASYAERKRLFELPRSSWADYDQSLISEGGGIYPRTAKSIPISPQVRTALHLPESVTRMTPAELMRAILLAPVDLLWNGGIGTYVKSSRETNAEVGDKGNDAIRVDGSQLRVRVVGEGGNLGLTQLGRIEAARNGVRLNTDAIDNSAGVDTSDHEVNIKILLDRVVRDGDLTSKQRNALLAEMTDEVGHLVLRDNYEQNILLGNARVQSHSMLTVHKRFIRSLEARGALDRSLEFLPSDAEIDTRHANRDGLSSPEFAVLVAYAKITLTEDLLESAIADEAWYSRVLREYFPDQLTARFDALLDSHPLRRQLVITGVVNDMVNRGGITFAFRAGEETGAGPVEVARAYTVAREVFDLPAFWRKVEALDNQVPTAAQCALFLESRRLLDRATRWVLTARGGRVDVGAEIAHFLPEVERLAPLTPDMLRGVERKRLNDRADELQALGAPRELAEESASLLDVYGLLDVVEVARATESDAEDVGRLYFALSERYEVDRMLTRITQLPRDDRWSALARAALRSDLYNALTGMTRRVIETTPEITDPDERIEAWEAQQAEGLARARATLDEISTQEQFDLATLSVALRTIRTLVQQGS; this is encoded by the coding sequence ATGTCGCCCGTGGCCGCGGCCAAGCGGCTCGAGGAGGCCAAGGCCGAGCTGCTCGAGCGCGCCCTGGCCACCGGCCCGGACGACCCCCGGCTCGGCAGCCTCGTCCGCCGCTACTACCGCCACACCGCGCCGGAGGACCTCCTCGGCCGCGACCCGGTCGACGTCCTCGGCGCGGTGGTGAGCCACCGGCGCACCGCGCAGGACCGCCCGCAGGGCACCGCCGTCGTCCACGTGTTCACCCCCTCGGTCGAGGGGCACGGCTGGTCGGCCGGGCACACCGTGGTCGAGATCGTCACCGACGACATGCCGTTCCTGGTCGACTCGGTCACCTCCTGCCTCGGCCGCGAGGGCCGCTCGATCCACCTCGTGATCCACCCGCAGTTCGTGGTCCAGCGCGACGTCGTCGGGGCGCTCCAGGACGTCGTCGCCGTCGACGACGAGGACGAGGTCGTGCCGTTCGGCGCCACCGCCGAGTCGTGGATGCACGTCGAGATCGACCGCGAGACCGACGACGCCGACCTGCGCCAGATCGAGGCCGACCTCCAGGCCGTGCTGCGCGACGTCCGCGAGGCGGTCGAGGACTGGCCGCGCATGGTGGCGCGCGCCCGCCACCTCGCCGACGAGCTCGAGAGCGCGCCGCCGACCACCGTCGACAAGGACGAGGTGGACGAGTCCGTCGAGCTGCTGCGCTGGCTGGCCGACGAGCACTTCACCTTCCTGGGCTACCGCGAGTACGTGCTGAGCGACGACGGCGACTCCCTCCAGCCCGTGGCCGGCACGGGGCTGGGCATCATGCGGGCCGACCGCCCGGCCAGCAAGGCGTTCTCCAAGCTCTCGCCCGAGGTCCGCGCCCGGGCCCGCGAGCCGCACGTGCTGGTGATCACCAAGGCCAACAGCCGCTCCACGGTGCACCGCTCGACCTACCTCGACTACGTCGGCGTCAAGCAGTTCGACGAGAACGGCCTCGTGGTGGGGGAGCGCCGCTTCCTCGGGCTCTACACCTCGAGCGCCTACGTCCAGTCCGTCACGGCGATCCCCGTGCTGCGGCGGACGGCACGGATGGTGCTGCACCGGTCCGGCTTCCGCGTGGACGGCCACTCCTACAAGGACCTCATGCAGGTCCTCGAGACCTACCCGCGCGACGAGCTCTTCCAGGCCGACCCCGACGAGCTCACCGAGACCGCGCTCTCGGTGCTGCACATCCAGGAGCGCCGCCAGACCCGGCTGTTCATGCGCCGCGACCGCTACGGGCGCTTCGTGTCGTGCCTGGTCTACCTCCCGCGCGACCGCTACACGACCCACGTGCGGCTGCGCCTGCGCGACGTGCTCGCGGAGGAGTTCGGCAGCACGAGCATCGACTACACCGCGCGGGTGTCCGAGTCGGTGCTGGCCCGGCTGCACTTCGTGGTGCGCGGCGAGCCGGGCGGCACGCTGCCCGTCGTCGACGGCGAGCGGCTCGAGGCGCGGCTGGCCGAGGCCACCCGCTCGTGGGAGGACGAGTTCTCCTCCGCCCTCATCGACCAGGTGGGCGAGGAGGAGGCGGCGCGCCTGCTCAAGTTCTACGCCGAGGCGTTCCCCGAGGCCTACAAGGAGGACTTCCCGGCGCGCACCGGCGTGATCGACGTCCGCCACCTCGAGGAGCTGCGCAACGACGGCGACCTCGGGCTCAACCTCTACGAGCCGCACGCGGCCGGCCAGGGGGAGCGCCGGTTCAAGATCTACCGCCGCGGGCCGGCGATCTCGCTCTCGACCGTGCTGCCCGTGCTCCAGCGCATGGGCGTCGAGGTCGTCGACGAGCGGCCCTACGACTTCGAGACCCCCGGCACCCCGATGTGGGTCTACGACTTCGGCCTGCGCCTCGACGGCCAGGGCGTGGACGCCGCCACCCTCAAGCAGCGGTTCCAGGACGCGTTCCTCGCCGCGTGGAGCGGGCGGGTGGAGGCCGACGGCTTCAACGCGCTGGTGGTGTCGGCCGGGCTGCGCTGGCGCCAGGCGATGGTGCTGCGCGCCTACGCGAAGTACCTGCGCCAGACGGGAACGGCGTTCAGCCAGGACTACCTCGAGCGCAGCCTCGTCGCCAACGTCCCGATCGCCCGGCTGCTCGTGTCGCTGTTCGAGACCCGGTTCGACCCGGCCTTCTCCGGCGACCGCGAGGCCCGCACCGAGGCCCTGCGGGTCGAGGTGGAGACGGCGCTGGAGAGCGTCACCAGCCTCGACCAGGACCGCATCCTGCGCTCGTTCCTGGCCCTGGTGCTCGCCACGCTGCGCACCAACTTCTTCCAGGTGGACGCGTTCGGCGGCCCCAAGGACTACGTGAGCTTCAAGCTCGACCCGGCCCAGGTGCCGGACCTGCCCGCGCCGCGGCCGCGCTTCGAGATCTGGGTCTACAGCCCCCGGGTGGAGGGCGTGCACCTGCGCTTCGGCGCGGTCGCGCGCGGCGGGCTGCGGTGGTCGGACCGCCGGGAGGACTTCCGCACCGAGGTGCTCGGCCTGGTCAAGGCGCAGATGGTCAAGAACGCCGTCATCGTGCCCGTGGGCGCCAAGGGCGGCTTCGTCGTCAAGACCTCGCCGGACCCGTCGGTCGACCGCGAGGGATGGCTGGCCGAGGGCATCGCCTGCTACCGCATGTTCATCAGCGGCCTGCTCGACATCACCGACAACCTCATCGCCGGCGAGGTCGTGCCGCCGTCGAACGTGGTGCGCCACGACGGCGACGACACCTACCTCGTGGTGGCGGCCGACAAGGGCACCGCGACGTTCAGCGACATCGCCAACGAGGTCGCGATCTCCTACGGCTTCTGGCTCGGCGACGCCTTCGCCTCCGGCGGCTCGGCCGGCTACGACCACAAGGCGATGGGCATCACCGCGCGCGGTGCGTGGGAGTCGGTCAAGCGCCACTTCCGCGAGCTCGGGCACGACACGCAGACCGAGGACTTCACGGTGGTCGGCGTCGGCGACATGAGCGGCGACGTGTTCGGCAACGGCATGCTGCTCTCCGAGAAGATCCGCCTGGTCGCCGCGTTCGACCACCGCCACGTGTTCCTCGACCCCAACCCGCTCGCGGCGGCGTCCTACGCCGAGCGCAAGCGGCTCTTCGAGCTGCCGCGGTCGAGCTGGGCCGACTACGACCAGTCGCTCATCAGCGAGGGCGGCGGCATCTACCCGCGCACCGCCAAGTCGATCCCGATCAGCCCCCAGGTGCGCACGGCGCTGCACCTGCCGGAGTCGGTCACCCGCATGACCCCGGCCGAGCTCATGCGCGCCATCCTGCTCGCACCCGTCGACCTGCTGTGGAACGGCGGCATCGGCACCTACGTGAAGTCCTCGCGCGAGACCAACGCCGAGGTGGGCGACAAGGGCAACGACGCGATCCGGGTCGACGGCTCGCAGCTGCGCGTGCGCGTGGTGGGCGAGGGCGGCAACCTCGGCCTCACCCAGCTCGGCCGCATCGAAGCCGCGCGCAACGGCGTGCGGCTCAACACCGACGCGATCGACAACTCGGCCGGTGTCGACACCTCCGACCACGAGGTGAACATCAAGATCCTGCTCGACCGCGTGGTGCGCGACGGCGACCTCACCTCCAAGCAGCGCAACGCGCTGCTCGCCGAGATGACCGACGAGGTGGGCCACCTCGTGCTGCGCGACAACTACGAGCAGAACATCCTGCTGGGCAACGCGCGGGTGCAGTCGCACTCGATGCTCACCGTGCACAAGCGGTTCATCCGCTCGCTCGAGGCGCGCGGAGCGCTCGACCGCTCGCTGGAGTTCCTGCCGAGCGACGCCGAGATCGACACCCGCCACGCCAACCGCGACGGGCTCTCCTCGCCGGAGTTCGCGGTGCTCGTGGCCTACGCCAAGATCACCCTCACCGAGGACCTGCTCGAGTCGGCGATCGCCGACGAGGCCTGGTACAGCCGCGTGCTGCGCGAGTACTTCCCGGACCAGCTCACCGCGCGGTTCGACGCGCTGCTCGACAGCCACCCGCTGCGCCGCCAGCTCGTCATCACCGGCGTCGTCAACGACATGGTCAACCGGGGCGGCATCACCTTCGCCTTCCGCGCCGGCGAGGAGACCGGCGCCGGCCCGGTGGAGGTGGCCCGCGCCTACACCGTGGCGCGCGAGGTGTTCGACCTGCCCGCCTTCTGGCGCAAGGTCGAGGCGCTCGACAACCAGGTGCCCACGGCGGCGCAGTGCGCGCTGTTCCTCGAGTCGCGCCGGCTGCTCGACCGGGCCACCCGCTGGGTGCTCACGGCCCGCGGCGGCCGGGTGGACGTCGGCGCCGAGATCGCGCACTTCCTGCCCGAGGTCGAGCGGCTCGCGCCGCTCACGCCGGACATGCTGCGCGGGGTGGAGCGCAAGCGCCTCAACGACCGCGCCGACGAGCTCCAGGCGCTCGGCGCGCCCCGCGAGCTGGCCGAGGAGAGCGCGTCGCTGCTCGACGTCTACGGCCTGCTCGACGTCGTGGAGGTCGCCCGCGCCACCGAGTCCGACGCCGAGGACGTGGGCCGGCTCTACTTCGCGCTCTCGGAGCGCTACGAGGTCGACCGCATGCTCACCCGGATCACGCAGCTGCCGCGCGACGACCGGTGGAGCGCGCTGGCCCGGGCCGCGCTGCGCTCGGACCTCTACAACGCGCTGACCGGCATGACCCGCCGCGTGATCGAGACGACGCCGGAGATCACCGACCCCGACGAGCGGATCGAGGCGTGGGAGGCCCAGCAGGCAGAAGGCCTCGCCCGCGCCCGTGCCACCCTCGACGAGATCTCCACCCAGGAGCAGTTCGACCTCGCCACCCTCTCGGTCGCCCTCCGCACGATCCGCACCCTGGTGCAGCAGGGCTCGTAG
- a CDS encoding DUF2505 family protein — translation MPMVARPRRSATHRYGILTQDGCTTRTPVPEEDTVATPLSSRLGFSTDPEGAFALVTDPAYVEEVAVATGGQDVEVAVTPDGSGGATVVSTRSLPADVPSYAKALIGESIRLTETRVIGPAAADGSRSGTVRVEFGGAPVSVDGTLALRPEAAGSAVVVDMSIKASVPFVGGKVERFCAEQIERALAKEEEVAAARLG, via the coding sequence ATGCCGATGGTCGCCCGCCCGCGGCGCAGCGCCACTCACCGATACGGCATCCTGACGCAGGACGGGTGTACGACCCGGACGCCCGTACCAGAGGAGGACACCGTGGCCACCCCGCTCTCGTCCCGGCTCGGCTTCAGCACGGACCCCGAGGGGGCCTTCGCGCTGGTCACCGACCCCGCCTACGTCGAGGAGGTGGCCGTCGCCACGGGGGGCCAGGACGTCGAGGTCGCCGTGACGCCGGACGGCTCGGGGGGCGCGACCGTGGTCTCCACCCGGTCGCTGCCGGCCGACGTCCCGTCCTACGCCAAGGCCCTCATCGGCGAGTCCATCCGCCTCACCGAGACCCGGGTGATCGGCCCGGCCGCGGCCGACGGCTCGCGCTCGGGCACCGTGCGGGTCGAGTTCGGCGGGGCGCCCGTCTCGGTGGACGGCACGCTGGCGCTGCGCCCCGAGGCCGCGGGCAGCGCCGTCGTGGTCGACATGAGCATCAAGGCGTCGGTGCCGTTCGTGGGCGGCAAGGTCGAGCGGTTCTGCGCGGAGCAGATCGAGCGCGCCCTGGCCAAGGAGGAGGAGGTCGCGGCGGCCCGGCTGGGCTGA
- a CDS encoding DUF541 domain-containing protein: MTITLTGRKLAVAALLVLAVVAAYVVGSSRPSAAQAAVLTSVPTTTGTTDAAQGGITVTGTGSVTGTPDTLRLNLSVSTTAADIDTALGSANNAMHDVIAALRDHGVAEKDLQTSNLSIQPNWTSKGSPDGYAVTESLSATVRDLAKAGSTLTAAVAAGGNAVRVDGVSVALDDTSALVGGARAKAMADARTKAEQYAQAAGRPLGQVVSVSEQVSGPSPVYYGRDMAVAAGAAVPVQAGTQDVGVSVTVVYAFG; the protein is encoded by the coding sequence ATGACGATCACCCTCACCGGGCGCAAGCTCGCGGTCGCGGCCCTGCTCGTGCTCGCCGTCGTGGCGGCGTACGTGGTCGGCTCGAGCCGTCCGAGCGCCGCCCAGGCAGCCGTGCTCACCTCGGTGCCCACCACCACCGGCACCACCGACGCCGCCCAGGGCGGCATCACCGTCACCGGCACCGGCTCGGTGACCGGCACGCCGGACACGCTGCGGCTCAACCTCTCGGTCAGCACGACCGCGGCCGACATCGACACCGCTCTCGGCTCGGCCAACAACGCGATGCACGACGTCATCGCCGCGCTGCGCGACCACGGGGTGGCGGAGAAGGACCTGCAGACCTCGAACCTGTCGATCCAGCCCAACTGGACCAGCAAGGGCTCGCCCGACGGCTACGCCGTGACCGAGAGCCTCTCGGCCACCGTGCGCGACCTGGCCAAGGCAGGGTCCACGCTGACGGCCGCCGTCGCCGCGGGCGGCAACGCCGTGCGGGTCGACGGCGTGAGCGTGGCGCTCGACGACACCTCCGCCCTCGTCGGCGGCGCCCGCGCGAAGGCGATGGCCGACGCGCGGACCAAGGCGGAGCAGTACGCCCAGGCCGCCGGCCGCCCACTGGGCCAGGTGGTGTCGGTGTCCGAGCAGGTGTCCGGCCCCAGCCCGGTGTACTACGGCCGCGACATGGCCGTGGCGGCCGGTGCCGCCGTGCCCGTCCAGGCCGGCACGCAGGACGTCGGGGTGTCCGTCACGGTCGTCTACGCGTTCGGCTGA
- a CDS encoding DUF1295 domain-containing protein → MPGAVVTVEAALFAVTVVAWFLLELRRALHRRTDAATEGDRSSLALLRVTTPLGFLLAVLVALLVPAAAVPAWLADGVALLLLWCGIAIRWWSIRALGDYFTYTVQTSSDQRVVDTGPYRWVRHPAYLGMSLAFLGVACLLANWLSVLVLAPVMLVGVAYRIRVEEAAMTAELGEAYSRFAASRKRLVPGVW, encoded by the coding sequence GTGCCCGGCGCCGTGGTCACGGTGGAGGCGGCGCTGTTCGCCGTCACCGTCGTCGCCTGGTTCCTGCTCGAGCTGCGCCGGGCGCTGCACCGGCGCACCGACGCCGCCACCGAGGGCGACCGCTCCAGCCTGGCTCTGCTGCGCGTCACCACGCCGCTCGGCTTCCTGCTCGCGGTGCTCGTCGCGCTCCTCGTGCCGGCCGCCGCCGTGCCCGCGTGGCTCGCCGACGGCGTCGCGCTCCTGCTGCTGTGGTGCGGCATCGCCATCCGCTGGTGGAGCATCCGCGCGCTCGGCGACTACTTCACCTACACGGTGCAGACCAGCAGCGACCAGCGCGTGGTCGACACCGGGCCGTACCGGTGGGTGCGGCACCCCGCCTACCTCGGCATGTCGCTGGCCTTCCTGGGCGTCGCATGCCTGCTGGCCAACTGGCTCTCGGTGCTGGTGCTCGCGCCGGTCATGCTGGTGGGTGTGGCCTACCGCATCCGCGTGGAGGAGGCGGCGATGACCGCCGAGCTCGGCGAGGCGTACTCGCGCTTCGCCGCGAGCCGCAAGCGGCTCGTGCCCGGGGTGTGGTGA